A single genomic interval of Lepisosteus oculatus isolate fLepOcu1 chromosome 12, fLepOcu1.hap2, whole genome shotgun sequence harbors:
- the LOC102688112 gene encoding interleukin-2 receptor subunit beta isoform X2, with the protein MAMNRNERVVLGMMALRLLPLLVVLAAAEVSSHVSPAVPSLTCTNDYINNISCEWRSSEAYSNTSCRVHLVRRKQFQCDLIASDEPTVCSCSIQVTKNANTQSFTSVDECDIEVRCGDSKEPAAKIKDFKPSENVRMRPPDAPIIVNSTVSWGAGERVSRLIYEYEFQIKYKRADQTWEEAESRVVVNKENSTQLNENMLEKGALYQVKVRVRPAAKGPLKGVWSHWSPVSEWTSTVGIVKPVKRAYNPGSNDKEIMDITLAVAIPAVIAVFLTICICGIWSPKWSYKCLHVPDPSKYFDPLNSVHGGNFQKWLSPTFSPESFDTLNSEPVSPVEVFEAKDTTSLFKKAYPSLQEHWDSSGQSSCFSNMGYFYSKHPSSYEIESCSVYFSYQPAEFDSEEGGSGDGGDTPIQTSSSYERLDPSSREQSDPEHPDSGCGMERGEEGDQETEDGREGGEEANPSLLGPGCPPPPFNPAFLPAFPPPFRLPGSHPQLLAHPPFPFPLPGFDFRAFGSGQALDSALSKASSALIQPSGGGYLSVKDVQNRYCNKSI; encoded by the exons AATGAGCGTGTCGTTCTCGGGATGATGGCCCTGCGTTTGCTGCCTCTCCTGGTCGTCCTAGCCGCTGCTGAAGTGTCCAGCCACGTGAGCCCAG CTGTCCCCAGTCTGACGTGCACGAACGATTACATCAACAATATATCCTGTGAGTGGAGGAGCTCAGAAGCATACAGCAATACCTCCTGCAGAGTTCATCTTGTAAG gAGAAAGCAATTCCAGTGCGATCTCATCGCATCAGATGAACCAACCGTTTGCAGTTGTAGCATCCAGGTtacaaaaaatgcaaat ACCCAGTCATTTACATCTGTAGATGAATGTGATATTGAGGTGAGGTGTGGTGACTCCAAAGAACCTGCTGCTAAAATAAAGGACTTTAAACCTTCCGAAAATG TGAGGATGAGACCACCAGACGCACCAATCATTGTGAACTCCActgtgtcctggggtgctggtGAACGGGTTTCTCGGCTTATATACGAATATGAATTTCAGATCAAATACAAACGTGCTGATCAAACGTGGGAG GAGGCAGAGTCCAGGGTGGTTGTGAACAAGGAGAATTCGACCCAGTTGAATGAGAACATGCTGGAGAAGGGTGCACTGTATCAGGTCAAGGTCAGGGTCCGTCCAGCTGCAAAGGGTCCACTGAAAGGAGTGTGGAGCCACTGGAGTCCTGTCTCTGAGTGGACATCCACTGTTGGCATCGTCAAGCCCG TAAAACGCGCCTACAACCCGGGCTCAAACGACAAGGAGATCATGGACATCACTTTAGCAGTGGCGATTCCAGCAGTGATAGCAGTTTTCCTGACCATCTGTATTTGTGGAATTTGGAGCCCTAAATG GTCCTATAAGTGCCTTCATGTCCCCGATCCCTCGAAGTACTTTGACCCTCTGAACTCTGTCCACGGCGGAAACTTCCAG AAATGGCTGAGCCCCACTTTCTCCCCCGAATCCTTTGACACCCTCAACTCGGAGCCCGTTTCGCCCGTGGAAGTGTTCGAGGCCAAGGACACCACCAGCCTCTTCAAGAAGGCCTACCCCAGCCTGCAGGAGCACTGGGACAGCAGCGGCCAGTCCTCCTGCTTCTCCAACATGGGTTACTTCTACTCCAAGCACCCCAGCTCGTACGAGATCGAGTCCTGCTCCGTCTACTTCAGCTACCAGCCGGCGGAGTTCGACAGCGAGGAAGGAGGCAGCGGCGACGGCGGGGACACCCCCATTCAAACCAGCTCTTCCTACGAGCGGCTGGATCCTTCCTCGCGCGAGCAATCCGATCCCGAGCATCCCGATTCGGGCTGCGGCATGGAAAGAGGGGAAGAAGGCGACCAGGAGACGGAGGacgggagagagggaggagaagaAGCCAATCCTTCGCTTTTGGGGCCCGGTTGTCCTCCGCCTCCTTTCAACCCAGCTTTTCTTCCTGCCTTCCCCCCTCCCTTTCGCCTGCCAGGAAGTCACCCCCAGCTCCTGGCTCACCCCCCATTCCCCTTCCCCCTGCCTGGCTTCGACTTCCGAGCCTTCGGCAGCGGACAGGCGCTGGACAGTGCCCTTTCCAAAGCCTCTTCAGCTCTGATCCAGCCCTCCGGAGGCGGCTATCTGTCCGTGAAGGATGTCCAGAACCGATACTGCAACAAGTCCATTTGA
- the LOC102688112 gene encoding interleukin-2 receptor subunit beta isoform X3 — translation MMALRLLPLLVVLAAAEVSSHVSPAVPSLTCTNDYINNISCEWRSSEAYSNTSCRVHLVRRKQFQCDLIASDEPTVCSCSIQVTKNANTQSFTSVDECDIEVRCGDSKEPAAKIKDFKPSENVRMRPPDAPIIVNSTVSWGAGERVSRLIYEYEFQIKYKRADQTWEEAESRVVVNKENSTQLNENMLEKGALYQVKVRVRPAAKGPLKGVWSHWSPVSEWTSTVGIVKPAVKRAYNPGSNDKEIMDITLAVAIPAVIAVFLTICICGIWSPKWSYKCLHVPDPSKYFDPLNSVHGGNFQKWLSPTFSPESFDTLNSEPVSPVEVFEAKDTTSLFKKAYPSLQEHWDSSGQSSCFSNMGYFYSKHPSSYEIESCSVYFSYQPAEFDSEEGGSGDGGDTPIQTSSSYERLDPSSREQSDPEHPDSGCGMERGEEGDQETEDGREGGEEANPSLLGPGCPPPPFNPAFLPAFPPPFRLPGSHPQLLAHPPFPFPLPGFDFRAFGSGQALDSALSKASSALIQPSGGGYLSVKDVQNRYCNKSI, via the exons ATGATGGCCCTGCGTTTGCTGCCTCTCCTGGTCGTCCTAGCCGCTGCTGAAGTGTCCAGCCACGTGAGCCCAG CTGTCCCCAGTCTGACGTGCACGAACGATTACATCAACAATATATCCTGTGAGTGGAGGAGCTCAGAAGCATACAGCAATACCTCCTGCAGAGTTCATCTTGTAAG gAGAAAGCAATTCCAGTGCGATCTCATCGCATCAGATGAACCAACCGTTTGCAGTTGTAGCATCCAGGTtacaaaaaatgcaaat ACCCAGTCATTTACATCTGTAGATGAATGTGATATTGAGGTGAGGTGTGGTGACTCCAAAGAACCTGCTGCTAAAATAAAGGACTTTAAACCTTCCGAAAATG TGAGGATGAGACCACCAGACGCACCAATCATTGTGAACTCCActgtgtcctggggtgctggtGAACGGGTTTCTCGGCTTATATACGAATATGAATTTCAGATCAAATACAAACGTGCTGATCAAACGTGGGAG GAGGCAGAGTCCAGGGTGGTTGTGAACAAGGAGAATTCGACCCAGTTGAATGAGAACATGCTGGAGAAGGGTGCACTGTATCAGGTCAAGGTCAGGGTCCGTCCAGCTGCAAAGGGTCCACTGAAAGGAGTGTGGAGCCACTGGAGTCCTGTCTCTGAGTGGACATCCACTGTTGGCATCGTCAAGCCCG CAGTAAAACGCGCCTACAACCCGGGCTCAAACGACAAGGAGATCATGGACATCACTTTAGCAGTGGCGATTCCAGCAGTGATAGCAGTTTTCCTGACCATCTGTATTTGTGGAATTTGGAGCCCTAAATG GTCCTATAAGTGCCTTCATGTCCCCGATCCCTCGAAGTACTTTGACCCTCTGAACTCTGTCCACGGCGGAAACTTCCAG AAATGGCTGAGCCCCACTTTCTCCCCCGAATCCTTTGACACCCTCAACTCGGAGCCCGTTTCGCCCGTGGAAGTGTTCGAGGCCAAGGACACCACCAGCCTCTTCAAGAAGGCCTACCCCAGCCTGCAGGAGCACTGGGACAGCAGCGGCCAGTCCTCCTGCTTCTCCAACATGGGTTACTTCTACTCCAAGCACCCCAGCTCGTACGAGATCGAGTCCTGCTCCGTCTACTTCAGCTACCAGCCGGCGGAGTTCGACAGCGAGGAAGGAGGCAGCGGCGACGGCGGGGACACCCCCATTCAAACCAGCTCTTCCTACGAGCGGCTGGATCCTTCCTCGCGCGAGCAATCCGATCCCGAGCATCCCGATTCGGGCTGCGGCATGGAAAGAGGGGAAGAAGGCGACCAGGAGACGGAGGacgggagagagggaggagaagaAGCCAATCCTTCGCTTTTGGGGCCCGGTTGTCCTCCGCCTCCTTTCAACCCAGCTTTTCTTCCTGCCTTCCCCCCTCCCTTTCGCCTGCCAGGAAGTCACCCCCAGCTCCTGGCTCACCCCCCATTCCCCTTCCCCCTGCCTGGCTTCGACTTCCGAGCCTTCGGCAGCGGACAGGCGCTGGACAGTGCCCTTTCCAAAGCCTCTTCAGCTCTGATCCAGCCCTCCGGAGGCGGCTATCTGTCCGTGAAGGATGTCCAGAACCGATACTGCAACAAGTCCATTTGA
- the LOC102688112 gene encoding interleukin-2 receptor subunit beta isoform X1, with product MAMNRNERVVLGMMALRLLPLLVVLAAAEVSSHVSPAVPSLTCTNDYINNISCEWRSSEAYSNTSCRVHLVRRKQFQCDLIASDEPTVCSCSIQVTKNANTQSFTSVDECDIEVRCGDSKEPAAKIKDFKPSENVRMRPPDAPIIVNSTVSWGAGERVSRLIYEYEFQIKYKRADQTWEEAESRVVVNKENSTQLNENMLEKGALYQVKVRVRPAAKGPLKGVWSHWSPVSEWTSTVGIVKPAVKRAYNPGSNDKEIMDITLAVAIPAVIAVFLTICICGIWSPKWSYKCLHVPDPSKYFDPLNSVHGGNFQKWLSPTFSPESFDTLNSEPVSPVEVFEAKDTTSLFKKAYPSLQEHWDSSGQSSCFSNMGYFYSKHPSSYEIESCSVYFSYQPAEFDSEEGGSGDGGDTPIQTSSSYERLDPSSREQSDPEHPDSGCGMERGEEGDQETEDGREGGEEANPSLLGPGCPPPPFNPAFLPAFPPPFRLPGSHPQLLAHPPFPFPLPGFDFRAFGSGQALDSALSKASSALIQPSGGGYLSVKDVQNRYCNKSI from the exons AATGAGCGTGTCGTTCTCGGGATGATGGCCCTGCGTTTGCTGCCTCTCCTGGTCGTCCTAGCCGCTGCTGAAGTGTCCAGCCACGTGAGCCCAG CTGTCCCCAGTCTGACGTGCACGAACGATTACATCAACAATATATCCTGTGAGTGGAGGAGCTCAGAAGCATACAGCAATACCTCCTGCAGAGTTCATCTTGTAAG gAGAAAGCAATTCCAGTGCGATCTCATCGCATCAGATGAACCAACCGTTTGCAGTTGTAGCATCCAGGTtacaaaaaatgcaaat ACCCAGTCATTTACATCTGTAGATGAATGTGATATTGAGGTGAGGTGTGGTGACTCCAAAGAACCTGCTGCTAAAATAAAGGACTTTAAACCTTCCGAAAATG TGAGGATGAGACCACCAGACGCACCAATCATTGTGAACTCCActgtgtcctggggtgctggtGAACGGGTTTCTCGGCTTATATACGAATATGAATTTCAGATCAAATACAAACGTGCTGATCAAACGTGGGAG GAGGCAGAGTCCAGGGTGGTTGTGAACAAGGAGAATTCGACCCAGTTGAATGAGAACATGCTGGAGAAGGGTGCACTGTATCAGGTCAAGGTCAGGGTCCGTCCAGCTGCAAAGGGTCCACTGAAAGGAGTGTGGAGCCACTGGAGTCCTGTCTCTGAGTGGACATCCACTGTTGGCATCGTCAAGCCCG CAGTAAAACGCGCCTACAACCCGGGCTCAAACGACAAGGAGATCATGGACATCACTTTAGCAGTGGCGATTCCAGCAGTGATAGCAGTTTTCCTGACCATCTGTATTTGTGGAATTTGGAGCCCTAAATG GTCCTATAAGTGCCTTCATGTCCCCGATCCCTCGAAGTACTTTGACCCTCTGAACTCTGTCCACGGCGGAAACTTCCAG AAATGGCTGAGCCCCACTTTCTCCCCCGAATCCTTTGACACCCTCAACTCGGAGCCCGTTTCGCCCGTGGAAGTGTTCGAGGCCAAGGACACCACCAGCCTCTTCAAGAAGGCCTACCCCAGCCTGCAGGAGCACTGGGACAGCAGCGGCCAGTCCTCCTGCTTCTCCAACATGGGTTACTTCTACTCCAAGCACCCCAGCTCGTACGAGATCGAGTCCTGCTCCGTCTACTTCAGCTACCAGCCGGCGGAGTTCGACAGCGAGGAAGGAGGCAGCGGCGACGGCGGGGACACCCCCATTCAAACCAGCTCTTCCTACGAGCGGCTGGATCCTTCCTCGCGCGAGCAATCCGATCCCGAGCATCCCGATTCGGGCTGCGGCATGGAAAGAGGGGAAGAAGGCGACCAGGAGACGGAGGacgggagagagggaggagaagaAGCCAATCCTTCGCTTTTGGGGCCCGGTTGTCCTCCGCCTCCTTTCAACCCAGCTTTTCTTCCTGCCTTCCCCCCTCCCTTTCGCCTGCCAGGAAGTCACCCCCAGCTCCTGGCTCACCCCCCATTCCCCTTCCCCCTGCCTGGCTTCGACTTCCGAGCCTTCGGCAGCGGACAGGCGCTGGACAGTGCCCTTTCCAAAGCCTCTTCAGCTCTGATCCAGCCCTCCGGAGGCGGCTATCTGTCCGTGAAGGATGTCCAGAACCGATACTGCAACAAGTCCATTTGA